From the genome of Streptomyces xanthophaeus:
GAAACCCGAGGACCTCGCCCCCGGCGAGCGCTGCGGACAAGTGCTGTTCGACCTGGAGGCCTCGCGCGCCCAACCACTGCGCGAGGCCCAGGTCCTCTCGGTGCGCGACCGCCTGCGCGCCAAGCACTCCTACATGGTGATCACTACGGGCCACAGCCCGTACATCGAGGACACGGTCCGCCTCGCCTTTTGGAAGCCGCCCCCGGCACGGGCCGTACTGGCGGCCCTGCTGAAGCAGCGCGTCGACACGGTGACCGCAGAGCGACTTCTCGGCCTGCCCGCCGTCACCTCGTTACTGGCCCGGAATCAGCAGCTGCGCGAGGTCGTTCCGTACGCCGACGTCCTCGTCCGGGCGGACTCGGCCGAGATCGAGCAGTACGCGCAGCGCATTCTGGAGCAACAGGTCCGGGAATGGTTCGAGGAATCCGAGAACACGTTCCCCCTTCGGGAGAAAGCCTTCCTGATCGCGCTCGCCGCCTTCAACAACGGCCCTTACGCCCTGACCGCCGAGCTCAGCGACAAGCTGTTCGAGCGGCTGCGCAAGACCGGAGACCCGGATCGCGGCGAACGCATCCCGGTGTTCGGCACCCACATCGGCAAGCGCCTCCAGGTCGCGAGAGCACAGCTCGATGCCGATGACGTGGAGACCGAGTGGGGCAAGGTCCGGCAGCTCAACGCTGCCTTCAACGACGACCGGACCGCCCCGGTCCTGCTGACAGAGGTATGGACCGGCCACCCGGCCGCCCGTCCCGCACTGACCGGATGGCTCGATGAGCTGTCCACGGACGGACGTCCCTTCGTCCGTACCCGAGCCGCAGCCGCGGTGGCCGTCCTGGCACTCACTGATCTCCCCTCCGCAATGGCCCTCGTCATCGAACGCTGGGCCGACTCCCGGAACCCCCGGCAGCAGCTCGTAGCCGTCAGCGCGCTCACCTTCGCCCACCGGATCAAGGCTCCCAACATCCCCCGGATCATCGACGGCTGGAGCGCCGACAGCGAAGCGCCGAATCGCTGCTGGGTCGCCGTCCGCGCCCACGGGCTGATAGGACCCGAGCGGCCGGTGGAGACACTGGCCGCCCTGCGGGCCCTCGCCCGTGCCCAGTACGGCCTCCCGGAGGCCAACGAGCGCATCCGCACGGAACTCCCCGACTCCGTTGCACTGTTACTGCTCTCCGACGCCGGCGACACCTCCCTCCGGGAGCTGCTGCGGACCTTCACCGACCACCCCTCGACCCGCGCCCTCACCCTGGACGGCTTCCTCGCCGCCTGCTCCCGCACCGATGACAACCCGTGCCCGCCCCTCCTGGCCTGGTACGCGCGCACCACGTCCGCCGTTGACGGAATCACGCTCCTGCTGCGCGCCGCCCTCGGCGACCGGGAGACCAACCGCCGCGCCGAGGAGGCCCTGCACGGCTGGATCCGGGCCGCCGACCAGGACCCGCAGACCGAGGAAGTTCTGGCCACGCTGTTGCCCGAGCTGGTGACCGAACCCCGTGAAGGAGCCCGACTCAAGCACTTGCTCGACACCGTGCCGGGCCTCGACGGCCGTCCCAAACCCGCCGCCGCCACCCGGCTGCACGCCCTCGTCCGCCCGCTCATCCCCGCCTGAAAGGAGTCCCATCATGGACAACCCGCTACTCCGCGCGCCCGACTGGGACCAACAGGCCCACCGGCACACCCTGCTCATCGACCCGGTCCTCACCGTGCGCCAGCTCGGCCGACTCGGCCTTGTGCGCCCGGTCCCGACCCGGATCGACCACGCCCTGGTCTGCTCGACCTCGCGCGGCACGTACGACACGTATCTGCCCCCGCACAGGCCGCGTACGGCCCGACGCCGGTACACCGCCGTCTACGAGGTGGACTTGGGCATTCACCCGGTGCGCACACGGATTCTGCTGCCCAGCAGCGATGACGCTCACGAGTTCGATGTAACCGTGGAGATCGACTGGCAGGTCATCGACCCGGCGCTGTTCGTCCGCAGCGGTCATCGTGACGTGCCCCGGCTGCTGCTCGGCGCACTCGAACGAGCGGCCAGGCCGGTCGCCCGCCGGTTCCCGATCTCGGCGAGCGCCGACGCCGAGGCTGCCGTCCTGTCCGCCGTACGGGGAGACAAGCCGCTCGGCGAGGCGGTCGGGCTGCGGGCAGTGTGGACCGTGCGGATCCGCCGGGACGCCGAGAACATCGAGCACGCCCGCCGCCTCCAAGGAATCGAGCACGCGACGGCCGAGGACATCCGGACCAAACTGGGGCAGCTGGAACTGCAGGAGTACGAGGCCAAGCGGATCGCCTTTTACCGCGAGTACCTGGCGCGCGGTGGAGTCGACGCGTGGGCCATGCACCTGGCTCAGCACCCCGAGGACGCCTCCGAGACCCTGGCGAAACTCGACACGGCCCGCCAGGCGGAACTGCAGGTGCAGCTGGCTCTGGTCAAGGAGCTCCTGGCCAAGACCGGAACGGAGGCTTTCGAACTGGAAGGACCGCGGCGGCTCGCCATCGACGCAGTCCACGGCATCCTCGGCCAGTACATGCCACCGACACCCCACGAGCCCGGTCCTCACGGCCCCGACGGCGCCCCGGACACTTCCCGGTGACCGGGAACGTGGACGGGAACACCGCCGCCCGGCTGCTCGTCGACCTCCGGGTCGAGATCGCCCGGGCCGACAGCAAGGCCGCGCTGCTGGTCGGTGCCTTCGGGATGACAGCCGGAGTGCTCAGTGCCCAGCTCGCCGGGCGGCACTGGCAGCCGAGCCTGCTGTCGGGGCTCGGCCAGGCCGTTTGGTGGACCGGGGTGGCGGCGCTCGCGATGGCCCTGCTCGCGCTGCTGCTTGCCGTACTCCCCCGGTCGCTCAGTACCGATTGGCAGGCCGGGGTCCCCCTCTCGTACTTCGGGGACGTCCGCTCCGCT
Proteins encoded in this window:
- a CDS encoding Pycsar system effector family protein; translated protein: MTGNVDGNTAARLLVDLRVEIARADSKAALLVGAFGMTAGVLSAQLAGRHWQPSLLSGLGQAVWWTGVAALAMALLALLLAVLPRSLSTDWQAGVPLSYFGDVRSADRQGLLEEALATTDAAPGAALRAALAANSRIAVRKHQWIRAGLLAFCAGVFLLPTALLIG